tggtttagatattaatggctgtgtgttgagttattttgagtgGACAGTAAAGTTACTGTTATAcgggctgtacactcactactttacattgtaacagagAGTCTTTtcctcagtgttgtcacataaaaatataataaaatatttacaaaaatgtgagggatgtactcacttttgtgacatactgtgtgtgtgtatgtatatatatatatatatatatatatatatatatatatatatatatatatatatatatatatatatatatatatatatatatatatatatatatatatatattatatactcacacacattatatgACCAAAGGTATGTGGGCACCTGTCCATCCTCTTTTAAGAAgcctttccataagattttaaagtgtgtctgtgggaattggTTTCTGTCACTCTTTATTGGAACTAGGGGGCCTAAATCCTGAAATAAATATCTTCAGATCATTATGCCTTCTCCACCAAAcgagtaggcactatgcattatacccagtaggtaacgttctcctgacATCCGATAAACCCAGATTCattcatcagacttccagatagagAAGCCTGATTCATCATTCATCCAAGTCCTGTGGTATTCCTTTATTGAACAATAAAACCACACAACACAGTGCAGCTCACGATCAAGATAACGAGGTTAACTGAAACACCACCTATACCTCAACTGGAATCAACATatggaaaaatactaaaacaattgTATCAGTCCTCAGTAAACCACAGTGACATTTGGAAATAGCAGTTtagggaaataagaaaaatctagaaatattTGTGACCGTATAAaaaccacttttaataaaatcacaactGTCAGTCTgaaaaaccacagggcccttgtGGCTAGACTCAGTTGCTTGAttaccacaaaaataataaaaaaaaaaaataccaaaaaaatatatagtaaaacatataataatataacactcCTGATCAATATTGGTACACGGTTCAGGCTTAAtgaaaaacctataaaaaattgTATCTAACTAAAAAAGAATTTGTAGTAATTGTCCTGCAACATGAATTTGTATCAACAATGTTTCAGCACTGAATACTTCAAAAACTCGTGCTGATAACAAAATATCTGTAGAAAGATGTCCTCAAACATTCAGTATGGTATGGATCCCTTGGGGTAGGCAGTAAGCACTATGTCTTTATAGAATCACTGGCCGGTGCCTTATTTGGTAAAACAGATGCTCTTTTTCTTAAAAGATCATAAAAAGATGGTACACTGTACCGCTCACCATCTGATGTTAGACTGGATTTTTGTCGCTAGCAGATCTTTTCCCAGTGCAACGCTCCAACTGGGAGATATGGCTCTGGATGGAAAGTAGCCTCTCACACAGGCGAGCGCACTGGcaatcgccggcgtctgacgtagCAGTCAGATGATCAGTCAGTTGTTAACTGTGTGTAGGACGTTCCGGCCGAAATCGCAAACACAGACCAACTTAGtaatggtattcgctgggtgTTCGCATGGATTCCGCAGTCAATCAGCATATAGGCAAAAAGTGCAAATACTGCCTCCCAAACTTCCACAATTGCCGCCGGCTTAGCGGCCAGTGTCTGAACAGTGTCCAATATAGTAGTAGTGTGTTTAAACACAAGCTAAACGCGTTTCGGGTATAGTAGCTATTAGAGCAGTCCCCTTCCTCAGTAGCTGTAAGTTTAGAGGTATCTGACCTCTCTTTTATACTGACCATAAAAGTCACATGACAACAATAGAATAAAGGTGGAAATGCTTAAAagaccaaaagaaaaaacacgGAAAGAGTACTCGAGATTCCATATTTAATTGCTATTTGGTAATTCGTTATCTTTATCTACATGAAactaaagagtaaaataaataaataaataataaaaatataaacgataaataaaatagaaaataaaaaataaaaaatgaaaataagataCAAGAAACCTTTCATGAAAATATCAGTAGATGATAGGATCCCTCCCGGGGGCCACTCTACCAATTGTTCCAGAGTGGGTCACGGGTAGGGAGCCCATCTTTCTACATAAAACCAAAAAGTTCTATACTTGAATTCAAACCATATGGTTCCAAACTTTGGAATTCATAGATCTTTTTGGTTTTTGCCCTCGACATCTGAATAAGGTAACTGCCCCCTCGCCAgtttctttttgatttttttttttttttttttttttttagacctaTAAAACTCAGTTTTAACGGATTTTTATTGTGGATGTGAGCAAAATGAACAGATAATGGATGttttaaattcccttttttgATATTATAGACATGTTCTGCCACTCTTGTCTTCAACGATCTCTTTGTACCCCCTACATATTGTTTATGACAACtgcattgtaatatatatataactccttTAGTGTTACAAGTGATTAATTCTCCAATTTCCCACTTAAAATCATTGACTGTAGTCTTAAccataactgttttttttctcaccctGAATAGACAGGCAATTTGAACAAGACCCACATCCATCGAAAAAACCCTTTGTGGAGAGCCATGACTGGCTTACTTCGTTCGGTGGGGGCCTTTTAATAGATGGAGCCACCATAATGCGTAGATTTGGTGCTTTAGTGTAAATTATTCTTGGGCGAGATGGTATAGATCCTCCTATCACTTTGtcctgttttaataaataccagTGTCTCTTTATTATCTGTTCCACCTTTTTATAAtctctgttaaccccttcaggaccgggagtTTTAAactagggtgtcgctaaaggaccggagccgtttttatgtttttgccatgtctttcttcaactgtaatttctctcttatcaattggtgcacccacacaaatcatatattgtttttttcagaacaagtagggctttcatttgaaaccatattaagctgggtagtacattgttttgtttgaaataaactggaaaaagtggggggaaaatgaaaaaaaacaatttttttttacagttttgtatacatacaaattgtacacacattgaaccaatgggaaaaaaatatcccaaatatattcattaagttatcctgatttggaaaccacccaacatggccaggattttcatctatttttgaccagtatagggcaaatattgcaaggcatgcatcacgttattgaaatgtaatttttttcaaatttggcatggtagtctaataactgcaatagttatcacagatactgattatccccccaaaattatatgtttatgaatagtagataagtcaaggtgtacaactacggtcattttgacacttttcaaacagggattttatcgccaattgctgccaaattttgaggtatttttatatttttttgtttttttgcatatgttgcaatgttgctttagattttatattatattttgtatagaatatgtgcaactgcagaaaattGTGTTCAcgaacatcccccggttccaacaaggcctcacttgcatggttcatgcattttttgaggaagctatgagggcaaaactggaacatgcgcattttacttttcaaatttggaattttcagaaattggtttcctgggtccatatcccatttgggagattttggaagcccccccactataaattaccccataaaagtacatatttatgaacagtagacgagtcaaggtgttcaactagggtagttttgacagttttcagccagccatttcttcaatgatgtctgccaaacttcacagggaaattattttattgcgtttttaacgcatacatttcaatgttgcactgaatttcttgcacaccataagtgcaacagtggaagaaaacaccacattttctttcaccaacatcccatgagtccaacaaggcctcacatgcatggttcatgcattttttgaggaagtcATGAGGCcataactggaacatgcgcaagTTTTCAGgaattggtttactgggcccatatcccatttgggacattttggaacccccccactgtaaagtaccccataaaagtatatatttatgaacagtagacaagtcaaggtgttcaactagggtagttttgacagttttcagccagccatttcttcactgaagtCTGCCAagcttcacagggaaattatgttattgcgtttttaacgcataaatttcaatgttgcaatttatttcttgcacaccataagtgtaacactggaagaaaacaccacattttgttcaccaacatcccccggttccaacaaggcctcacatgcatggttcatgcattttttgaggaagctatgagggcaaaactggaacatgtgcatttacattttttaaaatattttttttatcagattgcttgtaagtgacaggtttaggccgctgacatcaatcagggagaccgatcaataatcagcgacttaaaatgtcaccgacaagtgatcaggtaataattatgatttttcatttattaataatttgtgttttttcataattaccctagatgacccctctctctttgtagagcagggtcatccgtgggctgccataatgatccaatcactcctattggccaggagcgatctgatcagcccagcccagcatttgacctggaaacaccctggactttcaggtcagtgctgttattttttttattattattcttttattaatttttttttaatttattattttttatttttttttaatttttttattttttttacattttttttaactctttcaatgctgatgctccattgaagcacagcattgactgatatttagtccccacaagcttgcggggactaatattaacccctgcaatgctgcgatgggggtcatacacaatcgcagcattgaaggggttaattgaggaagagggggttaggggttaactgaggaagggagggggtgggggggttgttctccacactcatgtggagaccaaagaaccctgtctccctgtccctgaagctgcctctggcagctgggacacaatcttcAATAGACTTGTAgagggaggagtctctttgatcagtcctacaggactgatcaaaggacgtctgggggctcgtttttgctgttgctggtctgcctgggcttccaggcagaccagcagcagcagagccccctacaaatgGGAAttatggagtgatcaggcagcaggggggtgttgggtcaggtccccacacttgtgtggggacccattcaacacaccacccccttccctgaagctgcctgtggcaaaaataaatctgcaatccgtgggagtgatcgtaggcttggggacgggcttagacaggctgtgctggtctgtccagactcctgggcaggcagcagcgcccccacgatcaccacgatggtggtgatgtggggggcggtttttggaggagacgtacctggtacgtcccggtctaccggtgactggtaaccaggaagtaccaggtacgtcccggacCTGAAGGGATTAAGACTTACATTTCATAACTGTGTTAACCTTTATTATATCTACAGATTGTTATTTCTGCTACAAAACAATTGTGTTTTTGAGTTATTTTCGGgtctaaatataattatataacattttggaataaatatacatccTAAAAGTCCAGCACTTGAAGCCAGTATGGCAAAAATCTCCACGGCCACCATGTTCTTCCCTTTGGTGCTCAGGTAGGCCGGGATCATCGCAATCCAAAcgctgcagaacaccagcatgctgaaggtgatgtacttggcctcattaaaactgtccggtaatgtcctggctaaaaaagctataataaaactaacagCTGCCAGAAGCCCCAAATAACCCAGGACACAGTAGAAGGCGATAACCGAGCCCTCATTACACTGAATGATGATCTTTCCCTGATAAGAGTGCATGTCCAGCTCCTGGAATGGGGGGGAAATGGacaaccaaaaaataataattatgacttGGACAGATGAGCCAAACAAGACAACAGAAGCAGACAGTTTGATTCCGAGACATTTTCTCCAGACACTGCCAGGTTTGGTGGCTTTAAAAGCGACAAAAATCATGATAGTCTTGGCCAGCACAGAAGACACGGCTGATGAGAAGGCAACTCCAAAGAGAGTTTGGCGCAGTATGCAGGTTATATCCAAAGGACGACCAAAGAACAGAAAGACACAAAGGAAGCTCATCATGATGGAGACCAGGAGGATCAGGCTGAGGCTCCAGTTATTGGCTTTTACAATTGGGgtatttttatatgaaacaaaaatcccTGATACTGTAACAGttagaagacaaaataaaattgaGATTGATGTAAATGCTATAGCAACAGCATCATTATAAGGCAAAAACTCTTCCATTTTGGGAACACACAGATCCTTCTTCTCATTGGGCCATTCATTATGTGCGCATTTTATGCAGTTCTCGCtgtctgtaaaaaataaaaaatacacaatcttGAATTTCATGAAACAgatgtaattaataaaaaatcatcaaaatattaaaaaatggctGGATCCAGAAATAACTTCAGACCGATTACTGACATTTATTCTGCAGTAAGGTTAATGGGAACAAAATAACCACCCATAGTCAGGATCATGCTGCAGGTATTTGTCTTTCTAATGGTTGTCCGCCTGCTCTTGTAATATCTCCGTGCTCTTgcgtctgggtgtcagtgtccgGCCTGTGGTTTCAATCTGTGATGGGAATGGGAGTAATATAGAGTCGGCTGATTTGTTCAGAACATGCAGTGGATTTCGGGTCTTTCTCTCTATTAATCAGTCAGacgtaaacattatttttttggtaagaATATCAGAGTATCAGGTAGGATATACCGGTCACATTGGAGATTTCTCCCTCTGAGCACAGGACGCAGTCATAGCAGCAGGAATGGATCTCAGACCCCGGGGCTTTCCTGTAACCCGGCAAACAATTTTCTGAGCACTGCGATTTTGGAATCTGAATAAGAGacatattttttagtttttttttaggctGATTATTTTGTAAAGCTCCTAGAACTCAATCTTGACTACTAAGATACACTATCTGTAATATCTGTAATCTCTTATTGGTTATAGtataaaacaaatgtgaaaaCCAGTGCCTACCTGTATatgaagtaaaatataatataagcaaAAGGAGGGATACTACCCTTCTTAACGGCAACACAGCTGCAACCCTGTAAaacactctccaggtgttgtaacTTCTCAAGCAAATTCCACTTAATGCGCTCGTGTAAACAGACCATgaaacaaatcaaaaacaaaaaaagtgataaaatattgaCCAATTGGTTCTCTCTATGCactcacaatattttttttattttttttttaagttttagtaTTTCTTGACAGGCCTTTATCGCAACTTGCTTCAGTTGTTTGTTTGtgggtctttctttttttcttagaatGTACCAAACTGTTGATTTCACCACTCCTAATGTCCCTGCTAGCTCTCTGATGTCTGACCAGCTTCCAAATGAGAATGCCACACCTCGAATCAACTCCAGACCTTTTACCTGCTT
The DNA window shown above is from Spea bombifrons isolate aSpeBom1 chromosome 1, aSpeBom1.2.pri, whole genome shotgun sequence and carries:
- the LOC128477336 gene encoding vomeronasal type-2 receptor 26-like, whose amino-acid sequence is MKFKIVYFLFFTDSENCIKCAHNEWPNEKKDLCVPKMEEFLPYNDAVAIAFTSISILFCLLTVTVSGIFVSYKNTPIVKANNWSLSLILLVSIMMSFLCVFLFFGRPLDITCILRQTLFGVAFSSAVSSVLAKTIMIFVAFKATKPGSVWRKCLGIKLSASVVLFGSSVQVIIIIFWLSISPPFQELDMHSYQGKIIIQCNEGSVIAFYCVLGYLGLLAAVSFIIAFLARTLPDSFNEAKYITFSMLVFCSVWIAMIPAYLSTKGKNMVAVEIFAILASSAGLLGCIFIPKCYIIIFRPENNSKTQLFCSRNNNL